In Zingiber officinale cultivar Zhangliang chromosome 8B, Zo_v1.1, whole genome shotgun sequence, a single genomic region encodes these proteins:
- the LOC122016885 gene encoding RING-H2 finger protein ATL79-like produces MRWDGSRKGRGVALHARVHRVLAKTVDTLPYLCQLISMTFPPPPLPLPPVSANKWAPFSGARDFDASMAAVLLVVVCAAALAFALHAALRLLLRRLRARAPPRRELDKPPTESAVEIPRLPGSVVFSGGATAECAICLAEMAEGERVRVVPDCGHVFHAMCVDAWLLGRSTCPTCRTDWRPPPAAEEP; encoded by the coding sequence ATGCGTTGGGATGGATCACGGAAGGGAAGGGGAGTCGCGTTGCATGCCAGGGTCCATCGCGTCCTCGCTAAAACCGTCGACACCCTCCCCTATCTTTGCCAGTTAATTTCCATGAcctttcctcctcctcctcttcctcttcccccCGTTTCTGCCAACAAGTGGGCGCCCTTCTCTGGCGCCAGGGACTTCGACGCCAGCATGGCCGCCGTCCTCCTCGTCGTCGTCTGCGCCGCCGCACTCGCCTTCGCGCTCCACGCAGCCCTCCGCCTCCTCCTGCGCCGCCTCCGGGCTCGGGCGCCGCCGCGGAGGGAGCTCGATAAGCCCCCGACGGAGTCGGCGGTGGAGATCCCGAGGCTGCCTGGGTCCGTGGTGTTCTCCGGCGGCGCGACGGCGGAGTGCGCCATTTGCCTCGCCGAGATGGCCGAGGGGGAGCGCGTGCGCGTGGTGCCCGACTGCGGCCACGTGTTCCACGCGATGTGCGTGGACGCGTGGCTGCTTGGGAGGTCGACGTGCCCGACCTGCCGGACCGACTGGCGTCCCCCGCCGGCGGCGGAGGAACCTTGA
- the LOC122015834 gene encoding uncharacterized protein LOC122015834, whose product MAGSVAVEEGRRAGAEVVHGAAECYQHSLKMLEELGFPKGVLPLKNLEECGWVQATGFVWMKQREPYEHFFKGTNTRVRYDREVTAYVESRRMKRMTGVRSRQVMLWVPITEMSMQPDGEKIYFKSAVGIGRAFPVSAFVDDDEEKEEEEEKKLDEEKMNGDQKAVEAP is encoded by the coding sequence ATGGCCGGGTCTGTGGCGGTGGAAGAGGGAAGGAGGGCAGGGGCGGAGGTGGTGCACGGGGCGGCGGAGTGCTACCAGCACTCGCTGAAGATGCTGGAGGAGCTGGGGTTCCCCAAGGGGGTGCTGCCTCTGAAGAACCTGGAGGAGTGCGGGTGGGTGCAGGCGACGGGGTTCGTGTGGATGAAGCAGCGGGAGCCGTACGAGCACTTCTTCAAGGGCACCAACACGCGGGTGCGCTACGACAGGGAGGTCACCGCCTACGTCGAGAGCCGCCGGATGAAGCGCATGACCGGGGTGCGCAGCAGGCAGGTCATGCTCTGGGTCCCCATCACCGAGATGAGCATGCAGCCCGACGGGGAGAAGATATACTTCAAGTCTGCCGTCGGCATCGGCAGAGCCTTCCCAGTCTCCGCCTTCGTCGACGACgacgaggagaaggaggaggaggaggaaaagaAGCTCGACGAGGAAAAAATGAATGGGGACCAGAAGGCGGTGGAAGCTCCGTAA